A single Carnobacterium alterfunditum DSM 5972 DNA region contains:
- the ybeY gene encoding rRNA maturation RNase YbeY — MELDLYDETNQITTEQKELVNSLLEFAGKHLELPDDTEMSVTFVDDDAIQKINKTYRGKDQSTDVISFAIEDEVEDELTINFDNLEEPMPRNIGDIIISVDKTASQANEYGHSFDRELGFLALHGFLHLNGYDHMDPEDEKEMFGLQKEILEAYGLKR; from the coding sequence ATGGAATTAGATTTATATGATGAAACAAACCAAATCACAACTGAACAGAAAGAATTGGTGAATTCTCTATTGGAGTTTGCTGGGAAGCATTTAGAGTTGCCGGATGATACAGAAATGTCAGTAACTTTTGTTGATGATGATGCTATTCAAAAAATTAATAAGACTTATCGTGGAAAAGACCAGTCTACAGATGTTATTAGTTTTGCAATTGAAGATGAAGTAGAAGATGAATTAACGATCAACTTTGATAACCTAGAAGAACCTATGCCAAGGAATATTGGCGACATTATCATTTCAGTTGATAAAACCGCGAGCCAAGCCAATGAATATGGACATTCTTTTGACCGAGAATTAGGATTTCTTGCCTTACATGGTTTCTTACATCTAAATGGATATGATCATATGGATCCTGAAGATGAAAAAGAAATGTTTGGGTTGCAGAAAGAGATATTAGAAGCCTATGGACTTAAAAGATAA
- a CDS encoding pyruvate, water dikinase regulatory protein — translation MSSQSTINFYVISDSVGGTASQLGQAAMTQFPDADIKVSAYPFIRGTDTLISILEKAVSDDAIVLHTLVNEELNKTAHLFCKEHGLVCFDPLSPIISELEKRSELAPIQKPGALHLLDETYFNRIKAIEFAVKFDDGRDPKGFLEADIVLLGISRTSKTPLSMFLANQNYKVANLPLVPEAHIPEQIFQVDSKKIVGLTSDRKALNSIRRERMLTYGMNPDTEYSKLDRIDRELAYAKKLYDKLNCLVINVSNKSIEETAAIIVNTLQIEHKQYEQQ, via the coding sequence ATGTCTTCACAATCAACTATTAATTTTTACGTTATCTCTGATTCCGTAGGTGGGACAGCTAGTCAACTTGGACAAGCTGCTATGACCCAATTTCCGGATGCAGATATCAAAGTTTCAGCTTACCCATTTATTCGCGGTACAGATACGCTCATATCTATCCTAGAAAAAGCAGTATCTGATGATGCTATCGTTCTTCATACACTAGTGAATGAGGAACTAAATAAGACCGCTCATCTATTTTGTAAAGAACATGGGTTGGTTTGTTTTGACCCATTATCTCCAATAATCAGTGAACTAGAAAAACGTTCTGAACTAGCTCCTATACAAAAACCTGGAGCATTACATCTTTTGGATGAAACTTATTTCAATCGCATAAAAGCGATTGAATTTGCAGTGAAATTTGATGATGGTCGTGATCCAAAAGGTTTCTTAGAAGCAGATATCGTATTGCTCGGTATTTCTCGGACATCAAAAACGCCATTAAGTATGTTTCTAGCTAATCAAAATTACAAGGTGGCCAATTTGCCTCTTGTACCAGAAGCACATATTCCTGAACAAATCTTTCAAGTAGATTCTAAAAAAATAGTGGGCTTAACAAGCGATAGAAAAGCACTAAACTCTATTCGTCGAGAACGAATGTTGACCTATGGAATGAATCCTGATACTGAATATTCTAAGTTGGACCGCATTGACAGAGAATTAGCTTATGCAAAAAAATTATATGATAAATTAAATTGCTTAGTGATCAATGTTTCAAATAAATCTATTGAAGAGACAGCTGCAATCATTGTCAATACCTTACAAATAGAACACAAACAGTATGAACAACAATAA
- the glyQ gene encoding glycine--tRNA ligase subunit alpha: MKENSLTFQEIILTLQKYWSDQGCLLLQAYDTEKGAGTMSPYTFLRAIGPEPWNAAYVEPSRRPADGRYGENPNRLFQHHQFQVVMKPSPDDIQELYLESLRLLGIDPLEHDIRFVEDNWENPSMGCAGLGWEVWLDGMEITQFTYFQQVGGLECNPVTSELTYGLERLASYIQDVDSVYDIEWTKGVKYGEIFIQPEYEHSKYAFENSNQELLLMLFNEYEKEALAQIKAGLVHPAYDYVLKCSHTFNLLDARGAVSVTERAGYLARIRNMARSIAKAFVTEREKLGFPLLQNQSVETKEAN, translated from the coding sequence ATGAAAGAAAATAGTTTAACATTTCAAGAAATCATTTTAACGTTACAAAAATATTGGTCAGATCAAGGCTGCTTGCTGCTCCAAGCTTACGATACAGAAAAAGGGGCAGGAACGATGAGTCCCTATACATTCTTACGTGCGATTGGACCTGAACCCTGGAATGCGGCATATGTAGAGCCTTCAAGACGTCCAGCAGATGGCCGTTATGGTGAAAATCCAAACCGCTTGTTTCAACATCATCAATTTCAAGTAGTCATGAAACCTTCACCTGATGATATCCAAGAACTTTATTTAGAAAGTCTTCGCTTATTAGGGATCGATCCATTAGAACATGATATTCGTTTTGTTGAAGACAACTGGGAAAATCCATCAATGGGTTGTGCTGGTCTAGGTTGGGAAGTTTGGTTAGATGGGATGGAAATCACTCAATTTACCTACTTCCAACAAGTTGGAGGATTAGAATGTAATCCTGTAACAAGCGAACTTACTTACGGACTAGAACGTTTAGCTTCATACATTCAAGATGTAGATAGTGTTTATGACATTGAGTGGACGAAAGGCGTAAAATACGGTGAAATATTTATTCAACCTGAATATGAGCATTCAAAATACGCTTTTGAAAACAGCAATCAAGAATTGCTTTTGATGTTATTCAATGAATATGAAAAGGAAGCTTTAGCTCAAATTAAAGCAGGGTTAGTTCATCCAGCCTACGATTATGTTTTAAAGTGCAGCCACACGTTCAATTTATTAGATGCAAGAGGAGCAGTATCCGTCACAGAACGCGCTGGGTACTTAGCTCGCATTCGAAATATGGCACGTTCGATCGCAAAAGCTTTTGTAACCGAACGTGAGAAATTAGGTTTCCCTCTGCTTCAAAACCAATCTGTCGAAACTAAGGAGGCAAACTAA
- the rpsU gene encoding 30S ribosomal protein S21: protein MSKTVLKKNESLDDALRRFKRSVSKTGTLQEARKREFYEKPSVKRKKKSEAARKRKF, encoded by the coding sequence ATGTCAAAAACAGTTCTTAAGAAAAATGAATCTCTTGATGATGCTCTTCGTCGCTTTAAACGTTCCGTTTCAAAAACAGGTACTTTACAAGAAGCTCGTAAACGCGAATTCTATGAAAAACCAAGTGTGAAACGTAAGAAAAAATCTGAAGCTGCTAGAAAACGTAAATTCTAG
- a CDS encoding HD family phosphohydrolase produces MRRNLIRLQKKMGKLYIPSILLLTSIILFLIMYSAVKPKALDIELFQVAEETIRANATVEDKEKTKDNKETVAATVSPVYTYNADLKDIQISKIEILFVTVDEVIQEANERYEADLKEARKKASEDNASISSRQSSEVDKLTDDELLKLFKEKLNNLDDSTKVFIEMFPDWAILDLLAADATSLTSMEKSIIAVVSEFMSQPIKSEEIKDVKLKANNNLDYSDLDSSMQRVAGLIVENAIVENNIYNAIATEQKKEEEMANVQPSLILQGQVIIQEGHVVDSNNMHQLKLLGLLDNNSSKQAMYGLIVLIFTQALLLFYLGKSRKEDRIEHGRQITFYSIIMVVSILLMKGLQLIQNADVEYIGFLYPAALISTLLTAFGARRFGILANGFTAAFSIFIFSPDSGTSFSIVLVLFYLLSGMMGTMITRTKITNQFWSSFIWVTVFNALFISSFILYLNIQLWSQQVFLMVIYALSSGIISYFMAILLSPYIEVLFNENAVLTLTELSNPNNPLLKELLTKAPGTYHHSLMVANLSANAVGAIGGDSLYARVACYYHDVGKLRHSFFFIENLPPGMENPHNLLTPFESKEIIFGHVSEGVKMLEKAKLPQSIIDICAQHHGTTLMKYFYVVAKEKDDTVLEDDFRYPGPKPQTKEAAVINIADSAEAAVRAMSHPTRETIENFVHNLINGRITDGQFDECSISLQELKLVEKSICEGLNGTFHSRIEYPTLKKNNQLGIKE; encoded by the coding sequence ATGCGAAGAAATTTAATACGCCTTCAGAAAAAAATGGGAAAATTATATATTCCTTCTATTCTCTTGCTTACATCTATCATTTTATTTTTAATCATGTATAGTGCTGTTAAACCAAAGGCTTTAGATATTGAACTATTTCAAGTAGCAGAAGAAACGATACGTGCAAATGCAACCGTTGAAGACAAAGAAAAAACAAAAGATAACAAAGAAACAGTTGCTGCAACCGTTTCTCCTGTTTACACGTATAACGCTGATCTAAAAGACATTCAAATATCAAAAATAGAAATTTTATTTGTTACTGTAGATGAAGTTATTCAAGAAGCAAATGAACGATATGAAGCAGATTTAAAAGAAGCTAGAAAAAAAGCTTCAGAAGATAATGCTTCGATATCTTCTCGACAATCGTCAGAAGTAGATAAATTAACGGATGATGAACTATTAAAATTGTTCAAAGAAAAGTTGAATAATCTAGATGATTCTACAAAAGTCTTTATTGAGATGTTCCCTGATTGGGCTATCTTGGATCTATTAGCAGCAGATGCAACCAGTTTAACTAGTATGGAAAAATCAATCATAGCAGTGGTTTCTGAATTTATGTCGCAGCCTATAAAAAGTGAAGAGATAAAAGATGTCAAACTGAAAGCAAATAATAATTTGGACTATTCTGATTTAGACTCAAGTATGCAGCGCGTGGCAGGTTTGATTGTTGAAAATGCAATCGTTGAAAATAATATCTACAACGCAATTGCTACTGAACAAAAAAAAGAAGAAGAAATGGCGAACGTTCAACCATCATTGATTTTACAGGGACAAGTAATTATTCAAGAAGGGCATGTAGTTGATAGTAATAATATGCATCAACTTAAATTGTTGGGTTTGTTAGACAATAATTCTTCTAAACAAGCTATGTATGGCTTGATTGTTTTAATTTTTACTCAAGCTCTTTTATTGTTTTACTTAGGGAAATCTAGAAAAGAAGATAGAATAGAGCATGGACGCCAAATAACCTTTTACTCAATTATTATGGTAGTCTCAATATTATTGATGAAAGGTTTGCAATTGATTCAAAATGCAGATGTAGAATACATAGGTTTTTTATATCCTGCTGCATTAATATCTACCTTGTTGACAGCATTTGGTGCAAGACGTTTTGGGATATTAGCTAACGGATTTACGGCTGCATTTTCTATCTTTATTTTTAGCCCTGATTCAGGAACAAGTTTTAGCATTGTATTAGTTCTGTTTTATCTTTTAAGCGGTATGATGGGTACAATGATCACGCGTACCAAAATCACAAATCAGTTTTGGTCAAGCTTTATTTGGGTAACGGTCTTTAATGCTTTGTTTATCAGTTCATTTATTTTATACTTAAACATACAGCTGTGGTCTCAGCAAGTCTTTTTAATGGTTATATACGCTTTATCCAGCGGCATCATTTCCTATTTTATGGCTATACTGCTATCACCATATATTGAAGTGCTTTTCAATGAAAATGCTGTTTTAACGTTAACTGAATTATCCAATCCCAATAATCCTTTATTAAAAGAACTGCTGACAAAGGCCCCAGGTACCTATCATCATAGTTTGATGGTGGCAAACTTAAGTGCAAATGCAGTTGGAGCAATTGGTGGAGATTCATTATATGCTCGAGTAGCTTGTTATTATCATGATGTTGGTAAATTACGTCATTCATTCTTTTTCATAGAAAATTTACCTCCTGGAATGGAAAATCCACATAACCTGCTGACTCCTTTTGAAAGTAAAGAAATTATTTTTGGTCATGTTTCTGAAGGTGTAAAAATGCTAGAAAAAGCTAAGCTGCCTCAATCGATCATTGATATTTGTGCTCAGCATCATGGAACGACGCTTATGAAATATTTTTATGTCGTAGCTAAAGAAAAAGACGATACTGTACTTGAGGATGATTTTAGATATCCAGGTCCAAAACCACAAACAAAAGAAGCAGCAGTTATCAATATCGCAGACAGTGCTGAAGCAGCTGTAAGGGCAATGTCTCATCCTACTAGAGAGACCATTGAAAATTTTGTTCATAATTTAATTAATGGAAGAATTACGGATGGTCAGTTTGATGAGTGTTCCATCTCATTACAAGAATTGAAATTAGTTGAAAAGTCCATTTGTGAAGGATTAAATGGTACATTCCATTCCAGGATCGAATATCCGACTTTAAAGAAGAATAATCAACTGGGCATAAAAGAGTAA
- a CDS encoding Fur family transcriptional regulator, with product MIYMTTVEQAIETLKEHGYKYTDKRENMLSVFITENRYLTAKEVQLHLKEKYPSISYDTIYRNIYTFVKLNVLEETELNGEKMFRFRCKHAGHHHHFICTSCGKTKKIEMCPMNFFNDQLIGCTIESHRFEIFGKCENCS from the coding sequence ATCATCTACATGACAACAGTTGAACAAGCGATTGAAACATTGAAAGAACATGGCTATAAATACACAGATAAACGTGAAAATATGTTATCCGTATTTATTACTGAAAATCGATATTTAACAGCTAAAGAGGTACAATTACATTTAAAAGAAAAATATCCTTCTATTAGCTATGATACGATTTATCGAAATATCTACACTTTTGTAAAATTAAACGTTCTTGAAGAAACAGAATTGAACGGAGAAAAAATGTTTCGGTTTAGATGTAAACATGCCGGACATCATCATCATTTTATTTGTACAAGCTGTGGGAAAACGAAAAAAATTGAAATGTGTCCAATGAATTTTTTTAACGATCAACTAATAGGGTGTACAATTGAGTCACATCGGTTTGAAATTTTTGGAAAATGTGAAAATTGTTCTTAA
- a CDS encoding TPM domain-containing protein translates to MKKVNRFSVLSFLTISFGLLLLSFSPLAVEAAVTYPEASNEFYVYDEANLLSDETEKFIIDVNKHYEDTKEQPQIVVATVDSLQGITIEEYTVELFEKWKIGSADLDNGVLILLSAEEREIRFEIGYGLEGALTDSGTGAILDRNLDALSNDDYDTALKSIFTETAVKVNEEYQYDNDTIFSGYDVDPADYEDDGGFPAILIVVLVFFIASSFFGGGGSGGGRGRRSSIWPFLLGMSGGSRYRGGGGGGFGGGGFGGGGGFGGGGGSGGGGSSRGF, encoded by the coding sequence TTGAAAAAAGTAAATCGATTTTCAGTTTTAAGTTTCTTAACTATTTCCTTTGGTTTATTGCTTTTGAGTTTTTCTCCCCTAGCTGTTGAGGCAGCAGTAACTTATCCAGAAGCTTCTAATGAGTTTTATGTTTACGATGAAGCAAATTTGCTTTCTGATGAGACAGAAAAATTTATAATTGATGTCAATAAGCATTATGAAGATACCAAAGAGCAACCACAAATAGTTGTGGCCACTGTAGATAGCTTACAAGGCATTACTATTGAAGAGTACACTGTAGAGCTGTTTGAAAAATGGAAAATTGGAAGTGCTGATTTGGATAATGGAGTCTTGATTCTTTTATCTGCTGAAGAGCGTGAAATTCGTTTTGAGATTGGCTATGGACTAGAAGGAGCTTTGACGGATAGCGGAACTGGAGCTATATTAGACCGAAATCTAGATGCATTATCAAATGATGATTACGATACGGCGTTGAAAAGTATCTTCACTGAAACAGCCGTAAAAGTTAATGAAGAGTATCAGTACGATAATGATACGATTTTTTCAGGTTACGACGTAGATCCTGCTGATTATGAAGATGATGGAGGGTTTCCAGCTATCCTAATCGTGGTTTTAGTCTTTTTTATTGCTAGCAGCTTCTTTGGAGGCGGCGGATCTGGTGGTGGAAGAGGAAGACGAAGCAGCATATGGCCTTTCTTACTTGGTATGTCTGGTGGAAGTCGTTACCGCGGAGGCGGTGGTGGCGGTTTTGGCGGCGGTGGCTTCGGAGGCGGAGGCGGCTTTGGCGGAGGCGGCGGATCTGGTGGCGGCGGATCAAGTCGCGGATTCTAA
- a CDS encoding GatB/YqeY domain-containing protein — MSLLETINDDIKTAMKARDKESLAVMRMLKAALQNDQISKGNELSEDEELTVLSREMKQRRESLEEFKDAGREDLVEQTEAAIHIVGNYLPQQLSENELKVIIQEAITKVDAKSMKDFGNVMGVVMPLTKGKANGNEVNRLVKELLNA, encoded by the coding sequence TTGTCACTTTTAGAAACCATTAATGACGACATTAAAACTGCGATGAAAGCCAGAGATAAAGAATCTTTAGCTGTCATGCGCATGTTAAAAGCTGCATTGCAAAATGATCAAATCAGCAAAGGTAATGAATTAAGTGAGGATGAAGAGTTAACAGTTCTTTCTCGCGAAATGAAACAACGACGTGAATCTCTTGAAGAGTTTAAAGATGCTGGTCGAGAAGACTTAGTTGAACAAACAGAAGCAGCTATTCATATCGTTGGAAACTATTTACCTCAACAACTTTCTGAAAACGAGCTTAAAGTGATCATTCAAGAAGCTATTACTAAGGTAGATGCTAAATCTATGAAAGATTTTGGAAATGTTATGGGAGTTGTTATGCCTTTAACAAAAGGTAAAGCGAACGGTAACGAAGTCAATCGATTAGTAAAAGAACTTTTGAATGCATAA
- a CDS encoding diacylglycerol kinase family protein, producing MDLKDKGEVGKNSAFLDSFKYAFKGILTAFQEERNMRSHILIGSVVLILCVFLNLAINEWLWVIFSIFLVIIMEVWNTVIENVVDLATGGQCHPLAKKAKDMAAAAVLVTAGFAIIVAALIILPKLWQILY from the coding sequence ATGGACTTAAAAGATAAAGGGGAAGTTGGAAAGAATTCTGCGTTTTTAGACTCGTTTAAATATGCATTTAAAGGAATTTTAACGGCATTTCAAGAAGAAAGGAATATGCGTTCACATATTTTGATTGGTTCGGTCGTTTTGATATTGTGTGTATTCCTAAATTTAGCCATTAATGAATGGTTATGGGTCATTTTCAGTATCTTTTTGGTCATTATAATGGAAGTTTGGAATACTGTGATTGAAAATGTAGTCGACTTAGCTACTGGAGGTCAATGCCATCCTTTGGCAAAAAAAGCAAAAGATATGGCAGCGGCTGCTGTTTTAGTTACAGCAGGATTTGCCATTATTGTAGCAGCACTTATTATTTTACCTAAATTATGGCAAATACTATATTAA
- a CDS encoding cytidine deaminase encodes MHTTDQKIEELINKATDMLEKAYVPYSHFPVGAALLTKEGEIFSGCNIENASFGLTNCAERTAIFKAISEGKTKFDYLVVTGDTDGPISPCGACRQVMAEFCEPDMPVLLTNNKGNKQITTVGELLPGAFKSEDMV; translated from the coding sequence ATGCATACTACAGATCAAAAAATTGAAGAACTAATCAATAAAGCAACAGATATGTTAGAAAAGGCTTATGTTCCTTATTCTCATTTTCCAGTTGGAGCTGCTCTTTTAACGAAAGAAGGGGAAATTTTTTCAGGCTGCAATATTGAGAATGCCTCTTTTGGTCTAACCAATTGTGCAGAACGCACCGCAATTTTCAAAGCTATTTCTGAAGGAAAAACAAAGTTTGATTACTTGGTAGTAACAGGCGATACAGACGGACCAATTTCACCTTGTGGTGCATGTAGACAAGTAATGGCAGAATTTTGTGAACCAGATATGCCTGTTTTATTAACAAACAATAAAGGAAATAAACAAATAACGACGGTTGGCGAATTGCTGCCCGGAGCTTTTAAATCGGAGGATATGGTTTAA
- the recO gene encoding DNA repair protein RecO: MAQIEEVEGIVLSVRNHRENDQLVKLFTNRFGKKMFFVKGTRKQKNKLRTAVLPFTKATYIADMRDTGLCFIRDAKEVEQYKSMQTDIFLNAYATYILNLADAALEDGVVDGTLFHKIDQCLTEIDEGTDPEIVVNIFEIQILPYFGVSPELRGCRVCGNTEGPFDYSGSYGGLLCQEHWHLDRYRYHSSQKAIHFVRLFSAISLDRLGSITVKEETKREIRTLIDLIYDESVGIKLKSKKFIDQMYTWGNLLIDKRVPPKETPDENEIND, encoded by the coding sequence ATGGCTCAAATAGAAGAAGTAGAAGGCATTGTGTTATCTGTACGAAATCATCGTGAAAATGATCAATTGGTCAAATTATTTACAAATCGATTTGGGAAAAAAATGTTTTTTGTCAAAGGAACGCGAAAGCAAAAAAATAAACTTAGAACAGCTGTATTGCCCTTTACGAAGGCAACATATATAGCTGATATGCGAGACACTGGACTGTGTTTTATAAGAGATGCAAAAGAAGTTGAACAGTATAAAAGTATGCAAACGGATATCTTTTTAAATGCCTATGCGACGTATATTTTAAATTTAGCAGATGCAGCTTTAGAGGATGGCGTTGTAGATGGAACGTTGTTTCATAAAATAGACCAGTGCTTAACCGAAATTGATGAAGGAACGGATCCAGAAATAGTAGTCAATATATTTGAGATCCAAATTCTTCCATATTTTGGTGTTTCGCCTGAATTAAGAGGTTGCCGTGTATGTGGGAATACTGAAGGGCCGTTTGATTATTCTGGCAGCTATGGAGGATTACTGTGCCAAGAGCATTGGCATCTGGATCGCTACCGTTACCATTCCAGTCAAAAGGCAATTCATTTTGTGCGGTTATTTTCAGCTATTTCTTTAGATCGTCTAGGCTCTATTACTGTTAAAGAAGAAACAAAACGGGAGATCAGGACGTTGATCGATCTTATCTATGATGAATCAGTCGGAATCAAGTTGAAAAGTAAAAAATTTATTGATCAGATGTATACGTGGGGCAATCTCTTGATCGATAAGAGAGTCCCGCCTAAAGAAACACCAGATGAGAATGAAATTAATGATTGA
- a CDS encoding PhoH family protein: MTNLVNETRLVNLKNENATAILFGAQDKHLALLEDSMEVVINSRGSHIEIVGTKENTAKVEQILEQLEELIKRSILIGPSDVVTAIKMAKNNTLHFFIGMYEEEIGKDHSGKPIRAKTFGQRQYIQSIKENDITFGIGPAGTGKTYLAVVMAVAAMKKGEVKRIILTRPAVEAGEHLGFLPGDLKEKVDPYLRPIYDALYAVYGLEHTTRLMDRNVIEIAPLAYMRGRTLEDAFVILDEAQNTTKAQMKMFLTRLGFGSKMIVNGDITQIDLPRGAMSGLVHAEKVLNQVKGINFVQFDSNDVVRHPVVAHIINAYSEEKTSNEIKEDDIKKSSIEKKTRK; the protein is encoded by the coding sequence TTGACTAACTTAGTGAACGAAACCCGTTTAGTAAATTTGAAAAACGAAAATGCTACAGCTATTCTATTTGGTGCTCAAGATAAACATTTAGCGTTATTAGAAGACTCAATGGAAGTTGTCATTAACAGCCGTGGAAGCCATATAGAAATTGTTGGCACAAAAGAGAACACAGCAAAAGTTGAACAAATCCTTGAGCAACTAGAAGAATTAATAAAGCGCTCAATTCTTATAGGACCATCCGATGTTGTTACCGCCATCAAAATGGCAAAAAATAATACATTGCATTTTTTTATTGGTATGTATGAAGAAGAAATTGGTAAAGACCATAGCGGCAAACCGATAAGAGCAAAAACGTTTGGTCAGCGTCAATATATCCAATCGATCAAAGAGAACGATATTACTTTTGGAATAGGTCCTGCTGGAACAGGAAAGACTTACTTGGCGGTAGTGATGGCTGTCGCTGCTATGAAAAAAGGTGAAGTAAAAAGAATTATCCTTACTCGTCCTGCAGTAGAAGCAGGTGAACATCTCGGATTTTTACCTGGAGATCTGAAGGAGAAAGTAGATCCTTACTTACGTCCAATTTATGATGCATTGTATGCTGTCTATGGTTTAGAACACACAACTCGTCTAATGGACAGAAATGTGATTGAAATCGCTCCTTTAGCCTATATGAGAGGGCGTACATTAGAGGATGCCTTTGTTATTCTTGATGAAGCACAAAATACAACAAAAGCTCAAATGAAGATGTTTCTTACACGACTTGGTTTTGGTTCAAAGATGATCGTAAATGGGGATATTACTCAAATTGATTTGCCTAGAGGAGCAATGAGCGGACTCGTTCATGCTGAAAAAGTTTTAAACCAAGTCAAAGGAATCAATTTTGTCCAATTTGACTCGAATGATGTTGTACGTCATCCAGTAGTAGCGCATATTATCAATGCTTATAGCGAAGAAAAAACATCAAACGAAATAAAAGAAGACGACATTAAAAAATCGAGTATAGAAAAAAAGACTAGGAAGTGA
- a CDS encoding LemA family protein, translated as MKNMKSGTKILIGIIVAVVIIAIPLISSYNKLIQEESNVNLAWSQVQSQLQRRNDLIPNLVNSVQGAMDQEQEVFTAIADARAALSGAGSMEEEVEANNEMNSALSRLLVVVENYPELKSNENVTGLMDELAGTENRIAVERQRYNETVQGYNNRVKRFPGSIIAGMTGFSEKPYFEAVEGAEIAPEVDFNNNEE; from the coding sequence ATGAAAAATATGAAAAGCGGTACAAAAATACTAATAGGAATTATCGTAGCTGTAGTAATTATTGCGATCCCGTTGATTAGTTCATATAATAAATTGATCCAAGAAGAAAGTAACGTGAATCTTGCTTGGTCACAAGTTCAATCGCAATTGCAACGTAGGAATGATCTGATCCCGAACTTAGTCAATTCAGTTCAAGGAGCAATGGATCAAGAACAAGAAGTGTTTACTGCGATTGCAGATGCGCGGGCTGCACTCAGCGGGGCAGGTTCGATGGAAGAAGAAGTAGAAGCTAATAATGAAATGAACTCGGCCTTATCTCGTTTGTTAGTAGTTGTTGAAAATTACCCAGAATTAAAATCTAACGAGAACGTGACTGGATTGATGGATGAATTAGCCGGCACAGAGAACCGTATCGCAGTTGAGAGACAACGGTACAATGAGACCGTACAAGGTTACAACAACCGTGTGAAACGTTTCCCAGGTTCTATCATTGCCGGGATGACCGGATTTTCAGAAAAACCTTACTTTGAAGCAGTTGAAGGTGCTGAAATAGCTCCTGAAGTAGATTTTAATAACAATGAGGAATAG
- the era gene encoding GTPase Era, producing the protein MKNNNEHKSGFVSIVGRPNVGKSTLLNKIVGQKIAIMSDKAQTTRNKIQGIYTTPESQIVFIDTPGIHKPKHRLGDFMVSSAFSAFREVDVILFMVNVAEKRGPGDNFIMERLKTAKSPVFLVLNKIDKIHPDQLLPIIEDYRSLVDFAQVIPISASDGNNVDTLLAELQNYLPEGPQFYPDDQVTDHPEYFIVSELIREKVLELTREEVPHSVAVVVESMQRNELGKVQVHAAIIVERSSQKGIIIGKGGKMLKDIGIRARRDIEVLLGDKIYLDLWVKVQKDWRDRQSSLQDYGYRKDDY; encoded by the coding sequence ATGAAAAATAATAATGAGCACAAATCAGGTTTTGTTTCTATCGTAGGACGTCCAAATGTCGGGAAATCAACGTTGTTGAATAAAATCGTTGGGCAAAAAATAGCAATCATGAGTGACAAAGCACAAACAACAAGAAATAAAATTCAGGGTATTTATACTACTCCAGAATCACAAATTGTATTCATCGATACTCCTGGTATCCACAAACCTAAACATCGCTTAGGAGATTTCATGGTCAGTTCAGCGTTTAGCGCGTTTAGAGAAGTAGATGTTATTTTATTCATGGTAAACGTTGCTGAAAAACGTGGACCTGGTGATAATTTTATTATGGAAAGATTGAAAACAGCTAAAAGTCCAGTGTTTTTAGTGCTTAATAAAATTGATAAAATTCATCCTGATCAACTATTGCCGATCATTGAGGATTATCGTTCCTTAGTAGACTTTGCGCAAGTTATTCCGATCTCAGCTTCAGACGGAAATAACGTAGATACATTATTGGCTGAATTGCAAAACTATCTTCCAGAGGGACCTCAATTTTATCCAGATGACCAAGTAACGGATCATCCTGAATACTTTATCGTTTCTGAATTGATTCGCGAAAAAGTTCTTGAATTAACGAGAGAAGAAGTGCCTCATTCGGTCGCTGTAGTAGTGGAAAGTATGCAACGAAATGAATTGGGTAAAGTTCAAGTGCACGCAGCAATCATTGTTGAACGGTCAAGTCAAAAGGGTATTATAATCGGTAAAGGCGGAAAAATGCTGAAAGATATCGGCATCCGAGCTAGAAGAGATATCGAAGTGTTATTGGGAGACAAAATTTATCTTGATCTATGGGTAAAAGTTCAAAAAGATTGGCGTGACCGTCAATCAAGTCTGCAAGACTATGGTTACCGTAAAGATGATTACTAA